In Alosa sapidissima isolate fAloSap1 chromosome 4, fAloSap1.pri, whole genome shotgun sequence, the following are encoded in one genomic region:
- the LOC121707815 gene encoding E3 ubiquitin-protein ligase MARCHF9-like — MFKYRIRMFFNELKVLVLMRSGSRRAESEPDPDRRSGMRGLGVGGCGWPPFDCTSRDDEEEYYGTDPRPRSLAFEEKDPKLQAGLDAVSLTSTMDSGMRSPQCRICFQGPEQGELLSPCRCDGSVRCTHQPCLIRWISERGSWSCELCYFKYQVLAISTKNPLQWQAISLTVIEKVQIAAIILGSLFLIASISWLVWSSLSPSAKWQRQDLLFQICYGMYGFMDIVCIGLIIHEGSSVYRIFKRWQAVNQQWKVLNYEKAKDLGDPLSSGGKGAGGRGSRGGSGGPHSSGLSDRAGRTGQRVRTILNHHCGYTILHILSQLRPTEHRLGSATNREVVMRVTTV; from the exons ATGTTCAAGTATCGGATTCGCATGTTTTTCAACGAACTGAAAGTATTAGTTTTGATGCGATCTGGCTCCCGACGGGCCGAATCGGAACCTGACCCAGACAGACGATCAGGCATGCGGGGACTCGGCGTTGGAGGCTGCGGGTGGCCTCCGTTCGACTGCACTTCCCGGGATGACGAGGAGGAGTACTATGGCACGGACCCCCGGCCACGGAGCCTGGCGTTCGAGGAGAAGGACCCGAAGCTCCAAGCGGGCCTGGACGCGGTGTCCCTCACCAGCACCATGGATAGCGGCATGCGCTCGCCGCAGTGCCGGATCTGCTTCCAGGGTCCTGAGCAG GGGGAGCTCTTGAGCCCATGCCGCTGTGACGGCTCAGTGCGCTGCACCCACCAGCCCTGCCTCATCCGCTGGATCAGCGAGAGAGGGTCCTGGAGCTGTGAGCTCTGCTACTTCAAATACCAAGTGCTGGCCATAAGCACCAAAAACCCCCTGCAG tgGCAGGCCATTTCCCTGACAGTGATCGAGAAGGTCCAGATCGCCGCCATCATCCTTGGCTCGCTGTTCCTCATTGCCAGCATCTCCTGGCTGGTGTGGTCCTCGCTCAGCCCCTCGGCCAAGTGGCAGCGGCAGGACCTGCTCTTCCAGATCTGCTACGGCATGTACGGATTCATGGACATCGTTTGTATAG GCCTTATAATCCATGAGGGCTCATCGGTGTACCGGATATTTAAGCGATGGCAGGCGGTGAACCAACAGTGGAAAGTTTTGAACTACGAGAAGGCCAAGGACCTTGGTGACCCGTTGAGCTCGGGGGGCAAAGGGGCAGGGGGGCGAGGGTCACGGGGGGGCAGCGGCGGCCCCCACAGCTCCGGCCTGAGCGACCGCGCCGGGCGCACTGGCCAGCGCGTAAGGACTATACTCAACCACCACTGCGGCTACACCATCCTGCACATCCTGAGCCAGCTGAGGCCCACAGAACACCGCCTGGGCTCTGCCACCAACAGGGAGGTGGTGATGAGGGTCACCACCGTATGA